A segment of the Serratia fonticola genome:
GCCAGCGCGTTCTTCAGCTACGTCCTCAAAGATCGGGGCAAAGCTACGGCATGGGCCGCACCATGGTGCCCAAAAGTCGATCACAACTGGCAAATCATCTTGCAGTAACTGGTCCAGGTTGGCGGCAGTGGCGTTGATTACCTCGCCGTCAAACAATTCGTGACCGCAGCGGCCACATTTGGCACCGTCCGACAGACGATCTTCAGGGACGCGGTTGGTGGCATTACAAGCTGCACAAACGGTATTCATGTTTACCTCAGGGGCTGGTGCAGCGATATTTACCCTTAATATTTGAAGCGGCAGAGGTATCGGCGACTTTTGCTCGCCGACCTGCAACACCAAGTACTTTGGCTATAGGCTGCGGATATGTATCTTTAATGTTGCTTATTATCGGTAAAAGTGGGGCATACGACCAAATGATTTGTTCGATGAATTTGATAGTTGCTAGCTTTTAACGCAAGTTGGTGGCTTAGCGCACCAACATCAGGTAATCTTCGCGCCCTGCGCGTTGGTGGAGAAGACAATGAACGATTCATTTAGTGGCAAGAACGGTAAAGTCAAAGTGATGTACGTCCGCAGTGACGACGATAACGGCGACAACCGTAACAAGAATAAACGTCCGGACGGTAAAGGCCGTCCGGCTGACAATGCACGTTCTGGCCGTGCCGGGCAGGACAAGCCGCGCGGTGGTGACCGCCGGGGTTCCGATCCCCGCCGCAGTGAAAGCGATCGTCCTCGCCGCCCAGCGCGCACAGAAGATCGTGGTGGCTATGAGTCGCCGTGGAAAACCGTGTCTCGCGCTCCGGAAGAAGAACCTGCGTTTGATCATGGTGGCATCAGCGGCAAGAGTTTTATCGATCCTGAACAACTGCGCCGTCAACGAGCGGAAGAAACCCGCGTCTATGGTGAAAACGCCTGTCAGGCGCTGTTTGCCAGCCGCCCAGATGCCATCGTGCGTGCCTGGTTTGTGCAATCCGTGACGCCACGTTTTCGTGAGGCGTTACGCTGGATGGCGGCAAACCGCAAAGCTTACCATGTGGTGGATGAAGAAGAGCTGGCGAAAGCGTCCGGCACTGAACACCATGGCGGCGTGTGTTTCCTGATTAAGAAGCGTCAGGGTCTGGACGCGCAGACCTATCTGAAGAGTGCTCCGGCCAAAGATTGCGTGTTGGCCTTGGAGGAGGTGGGTAACCCACATAACCTGGGCGCCATTGTGCGCTCTTGCGCCCACTTCGGCGTGAACGGCGTGTTGCTCCAGGACCCGGCCGTGCTGGAGTCTGGCGCGGCAGTACGTACCGCAGAAGGTGGGGTAGAACACATCAAGGCCATTAATGCCGATGATTTCCTCTCCGTGCTGGATACTTTCCGCAAAGCAGGTTACACCATCGTCACCACCTCCAGCCATAAAGGCACCCCACTGGCGCAGGCCAAGTTGCCAGCCAAGATGGTGCTGGTGTTGGGCCAGGAGCGTGATGGTCTGAGCGACAGTGCCTGGCAGCAGGGCGATATGAGCGTGTCTATCGGCGGTACCGGCAAAGTAGAAAGCCTGAACGTCTCGGTGGCTACCGGAATTCTGTTGGCCGATTGGTGGCGCCAGAACCAGGCGTAATGCTTTACGCTATATAAAATCCGATTAATAACAAAGCCCTGGCCGCAAAGCCAGGGCTTTGATCTATCAGGGTCAGTAGAAAAACCGGCTGACTACTATGCTCTAAAAGCTTCCCCCTATTCGTATTCATCTATACTCATGCTGTTCAACATACGTACAGAAACCTGCCGTTAGGGTTTACAGGTACAAGTGCGATCGCTGGTCATGCCATTGCGACCGGTGCGATTCCGGTGACCAATAATACGCGGAAGTTTGAACGGGTAACGGACCTGATACTGGAGGATTGGGCAAAATAACAATGAGAAGGGATAATACTAAAATGAGCGCACTGACGATCGATAATCTGGCTCGCTCTTAAAAATCAGCTTTCTCAACTTTCACTTTCTCAGGAAATTTCTTTTGTGTCGCATAAAAGCTGCCAAGGGTAAAAGCTTTCAGCTGTTGTTCCGTATCAGCCTGGCACGAAGCGGTGTCGCAAGCAGCGCTGATGATTCCGTAAGTTACGGCCTTCTGTTTCATATCAAATTTGGCTTCTTCTAGACTGTTTTTCCCCATGGTGACCACACATCCAGACACGATAGCCTGAGCTTTTTGCTCGTTCATGCGTAGAATTTTGTCATTGACGAGTTTGCTGTACCCATCGTTGTTATACACATCGGCGGCGAACTCACGGCATTCATCATAATACTGACTTGCTTTGACTTCTGTATAGGCAGGTATTTTCATGTCAGCACAACCAACCATACCAAGGCTCATTGCTGCGATCAGTGTTTTTTTTATCGTGCTTTTAGCCAAGAGATTCCCTGTTATAAAAGTTTATAAATTCAACTAATATCCATTCTGGTACTGCGGCACTATTGTTGTCTTTTATGTACTCAAAATCCACAAAAACAGGTCGATGGGGAAAGCATCATTCAATTCTATGGGGCGGTCCATCTTTGAACCGCCCCATATCACAGCAGATCTTTAGCCACTTCCATTGGAGTTTATGGGCGTGACTCGATCAGTGGGCTCCGCCCCCACCGCCCCCGGAACTGAACGGCGGTTTGGCGAACCATACCAGCGCCAGCAATATCAGGAACACCCCCGCCGATAGCCAGAAGATTTCATTGGCTGAAATGATCAGCCCTTGGGCAGTAATCTCGTTGGCGATATACGCCGAAGCCTGTTGCTTGCTCATACCGAGCTGCTCCAATTTGCTGTACATCTCCTGCGACTGCGGGTTAAACGGGTTCACAAACTCCGTCAATTGCGAATGGTGCATCGATTCCCGTCTGCTCCACAATGTCGTGGTGATCGAGGTGCCAATAGAACCCGCCAAGGTACGGGTAAAGTTCGACAGGCTCGACGCTGCCGCCATGCGTTCTGGCGGTAAACCGGATAGCGTTATTGTCGTCAGTGGCATAAAGAAGCAGGCGATCGCAAAGCCTTGCACAAATTGTGGCCATGCGGAGGCACCAAAATCCATACCGGGTTCAAATGTATAGGCGCGCCAATAGAAGCACACGGCATACATAATGAAGCTGAAGGTCACCAGACGGCGCATATCCAGCCGGTTACCAAAGCGACCGATAATGGGGGACAGCACCACCGGGATCAACCCCACCGGTGCGGATGCCAAGCCTGCCCAGGTGGCGGTATAGCCATAGACCTCCTGTAGCAATTGCGGCAGCAGTACGATCGCCCCGAAGTACAGCATATAGGCCAGGCTGATACACAGGCAGCCGATGGTAAAGTTGCGCGACTTGAACAGCGATAGATCCACCACCGGGTGATCATCCGTCAGCTCCCACACCACCAGGAATACCAGTGCCACTACCGCGACGATGGTCAGGACGATGATCTCGGTGGAGTTGAACCAGTCCAGCTCTTTACCCTGGTCGAGCATGATCTGCAATGCCCCGATACCCACCACCAGCAACACCAGCCCAACGGTATCGATCGGTTTGATCTCGGTTTTGGTTTCCCTGCCTTTTAGCGTTGACATGGCGACCAGGATCACGAACAGCCCGATCGGAATGTTGATGAAGAAGATCCAGCCCCAGTGATAGTTATCACTGATATAACCGCCCAGAATTGGCCCGAAAATCGGCGCGACGATCACGGTCATCGACCATAGCGCCAAGGCCATCGACCGCTTGGCGGGGGGATAGTTGTTCAGCAATAAACTTTGCGATAATGGGATCAACGGCCCGGCGACGATCCCCTGGATCACGCGGAAGAAGATCAACATACCCAGGCTATTGGAAATGCCGCACAGCCAGGAGGCGAGCGCAAACAATGCCGTAGACCACAGGAACAGACGTACTTCGCCGATGCGTTTCGCCAGCCAACCGGTGATCGGAATGGAGATGGCGTTAGCCACCCCAAACGAGGTGATCACCCAGGTGCCCTGCGAGTTGGAAGACCCGAGGTTACCTGAGATAGTCGGTATTGCAACGTTGGCAATGGTGGAGTCCAGCACCTGCATGAAGGTCGCCATGGCGAGCGCGACCGTCATCCAGGCAAGCTGGGCACCTTCAAGCGGTTTTTGTGCCAAGGTAGCCTCCCGCTCGCTTAACCGGCGTTTGCATGGATCACATCGGCGATCATCTGATTAACCGGTGCCAGATCCAGCGTCAGTGCGCTGGTCTCATACAGCGGTTTCTCACGAACGGCATTGGCAAGGACCAGGCCATCCTGATTGGCGGTATCTACCGTGACCAGCGTAGAAAGACCAATGCGTAACGGATGTTCGGCAACCTGCTGTGGATCCAGTTCGATACGTACTGGCAGGCGCTGAACCACTTTAATCCAGTTGCCGGTGGCGTTCTGTGCTGGCAGCAGTGAGAAGGCGCTGCCGGTGCCCATATCGATACCGACGACTTTACCTTTGAACACCACGTCATTGCCGTAAACGTCACTGACGACGGTCGCGGGTTGGCCGATACGCATATTGGCAATCTGCGTCTCTTTAAAGTTGGCGTCTACCCAGATGTGATCCGGTGGCACCACGGCCATCAGAGGGGTTCCTGGGGAGATCTGCGCGCCCACCTGTACACTGCGACGTGATACAAAACCGGTGATTGGGCTGACTACGCGGGTACGTTGCAGCGCCATCCAGGCATCACGCATCTGTGCGGCGGCCTGCAGAATCGCGGGTTGTTTATCCAGAGGGGTATCCAGCACCATAGCCTGATTGGCATTGTATTGCTGAACTGCCACTTCCAAGGCTGCTTTGGCATTGTCTACCGCATCCCGTGCGTGTTGTAGTTCCTCGCGGCCAATTGCATCAGCATTGCCCAGCACCACGCGGCGCTTGAGATCGTTCTCTGCTTTGCTCAGATCGGATTTACGCAGCGCAATGTTAGCCTGGTACTGTTTACCGTTAATCACCAACTGGCGTGTTTGGCGTACGCTATTGGCCAGTGCGGTTCGGGCACGTTCAAACGCCTGCTCTGCATCGGTAGGATCGAGCGTCAGCAGCACGTCCCCTTTACGGACGAAATCAGTGTTATCGAAGGTCACACTGTTCACGCTGCCGGATACCTGGGCCATAATCTGTACCTGATTACCCGCCACATAAGCATCGTCAGTATCCTGATGATGACGTAATACCAGGAACCAATAGACTAAATAAGCCACCCCAATAACAACAAAAATAACCGTCAGTAACAGCAGCCAAAATTTACGCTGCCGTTTTTTACCTGCTGGTTGTTGCGGTTCTAAAGTCTCCGCGCTTGCACTCATGGTTTTCTCCACGCTTTAAATATATTTATTATGCTTTCGGATCCGTTGCAGTTGGGGCTTGGTAGCCACCTCCCAACGCACGGACCAATCCTATCTTCGCCTGCATCAGATTACTGCTGGCTTTCAGTTCAGCCTGTTGCTGCTGTAATAGCTGCGTCTGGCTGGTCAACAGTTCGTCACGTCCGATAATCCCTGCCTGATATTTGGCATTGGAGACCCGGTATACCTCCTGCATGGACTGGGAGGCTGAGGCAGCCTGTTGCAACTGTTGGTTACTGCTCTGTTGAATGGTTATGGCATCGGCGGTTTCTTGGACCGCATTCAGGATAGTCTGGTTATAAGATTCCACCGCCTGATCGTACAGCGCAGATTCCTCACCTAACTTGCTGCGCAGTGCGCCAGCGTGGAAAATCGGCAAGGAAATTGCCGGCACAACGCTCCATGCCTGGCTTGCTGCTTCAAACAGATTCGGACTAGTGCCACCCACGTTAGTGGTTGTCAGGCCAGCAAAAGCAGAGATCGACAGGCTAGGATAAAACTCTTTGCGTGCCGCACTGACTCGCTGGCTGTAGGACTCAACCAATTGGCGTTGTGCGGCAATATCCGGGCGTTTGCCCAGTAAATCGGCGGTCAGTTCACCTTTAGGGGCCAACAGATTTTCAGCCGGTAATGCCACCGGATGCAGAGACTGCATCGCATTAGGACCAAGGCCTGCTAATGCAGCCAACTGGTGTTTAAGTTGTTCAATCTGAGATTGCAACTGGATGATCTGTTGTTTGGCGCTGTCGGCCTGTGCCTGGGTTTGTTGCGGGACTTCGACCCCGTAGATCCCGGCTTTATATTGCGTTTGGCGTAGATCGGCTAAACGTTGGTTGTTATCCACTTCCTGTTGCAGCACTTTCTCCAGTGCATAGTTGGCCTGCAACTGGTAATAAGCCGAAGCCACGGAGCTGGTCAGTGTCAAAGCCGCCTGTGCCTGCTCGGCACGGGCTGCGTCAACCTGGGCTTTTGCTGCATTCACCTGATTGCGATATTTGCCCCACCAGTCAAACTCATAAGCCAGATTTACGCCTAACGAGTTGGAGGACTCGTACACTGGGTTAGGGAGATAGCCAAAGCCCAGGTTGGTGTTTTGCGAGATACGCTGGCGATTGATACTGCCATTGAGATCCAGGTTCGGGCCGTTGGCGGCATTGGCTTCACCGACCACGCTTTGGGCTTCGCGAACCCGGGCTGCGGCCTGTTTCAGCGAAGGGGAGCGTTGCAGCGTCTGGGTCATCAAGGTATCAAGCTGCGGATCGTTGAGCGAACGCCACCATTGCGGGCTAATCGCCAGCGAGCTGACTTTCGGCTGGGCGAGCTGCAGATGTTGGGGATCCATCAGTTCGGATTGTGGGGAGATATTGTCGGTAGATGCGCACCCCGCCAGTAAAAGCATGGCGAACAGCGGGGTGAATCTCCAGTTTAACGGGGATCGCATAGATAAATTACCTGAACAGAAATTATTGGGATAACTGTTCTGAAACTTCCATCTGATCAAGGCGTACTAACAATTTGCGCGTCAGCGATTCAAGCTGTTGCTGCTCTTCGTTGTTTAACGTAGACCAGAGGAAATGCAGACATTTATGCTGCGGTGGCAGCAATTGTTCAAGAAACGCCTCCCCTGCCTGCGTTAAATGCAAATGCAGGCAACGGCGGTCATTGTCGCTCTCCCGGCGCTCAATCCACCCGCGTTTCTCTAGCTCATCGGCAATGCGGGTTGCATTGGTGCGCGATGAACCTAAGGCTGAGCTTAGCTCAGAAGGTTGAATGCTGTGGCTTTCCTGCGCATCCAACGTAATAAGAGCCATAAACAAGGTTTCGTTAATTCCCTGTGCTTTTAGCATTTTATTGCGATTTTCCAGCAACTTGCTCTGCATATGCATGCACAGACGGGTCAGCAGAATTTCCTGGTAAGGGAAGTCTTTCTGACGCTTTGCGCGGAAATTAAGCATTTGTTCTATGGGCGTAAACGAGCTTTCCATAATTTTGGGCCTCATTAATTTCGTTTGGTATAGTAACGATGGTGATTAATAATGTAAATCTTCAGCAAGGGGAATAATTTAGCAATTCGTGTCATTTGTAAGTTGTTTGTAAAGGCTTAATGCTACAAATTGTGTGGACTTGCAGATGAGAACACAAATTGCGCTTTCCGGTGGGCTGGGATTGATAAGTTTTTCTTATTGAACTGGGCGAGAAGCTACGACACGCAGTGTGCGCCGAGAGAACGATAAGGGATAAGAAACTTGCGATAATGAGATAGTTCATGGTGATTCGGGCACAGGATATATAGGACGCCAATAATTCATCCCGAGAACATTACCAGAGTGTGAGTAATAATTATACCCTGTGCCGCTAATAAATTTCCTATCTTACTATTTGGTTGCTAACTAGATGTTCACAGCTCCTTGAGGATCATGACGTTTTCCGCGCCACCAGGTCAGCAGGTTCAATACGCACAAGATGCCGCCAATCGCCGCTACTCCGTTCCAGCCCTCATGCTGATAAGCCGCTGCGGAAAGCACAGACCCTACTGCACCACCGATGAAATAACTGGTCATATAACCAGCGGTCAGCCGGTTACGTGCCTCCGGCATGATGCGGTAAATCACGCTTTGGTTAGTGACGTGAACTGCCTGTACTGCCAGGTCCAACACCAGAATGCCGACAATCAATGCCCAGAGAGAGTGTTTAGCCAGCGCGATAGGGATCCAGGAAAGCAGCAACAGCACAAGCCCGACGCTGGTAGTCAGCCCTGCTTTGCCCTTATCGGCAAGATGGCCCGCGCGGGAGGCTGCCAGGGCACCAGCGGCACCCACCAGGCCAAACAGCCCGATCACACCTTCAGAATAACTGAAAGGGGGAGAGGCCAGCAGGAACGCTATTGATGTCCACAAGACGCTGAAGTTGGCGAATGACAGGGCGCCAAGGATAGCGCGAGTACGCAGCAGCGGCGTAAAGCAGAACAGAGAAAAAATGGATTTCAGCAGTTGCGGATAATTCAGCCCTGAATGCAGCTTATAGCGTGGCAAAGCTCGCCACAGGATTAGCGCCATCAGGATCATCAGCACGCTGGCAACCCAGTAAATGGTACGCCAGCCGCCGAGAGTCGCCAGCGCACCAGCAACGGTTCGGGCCAGCAGAATGCCGAGTAGCAGGCCGCTCATGATGATGCCGACAGTTTTACCGCGTTTTGCCGGGTGTGCGAGGGTCGCGGCAAGCGGCACCAGCAGTTGGGCCACCACGGAGAACAGACCGGTGAGTGCAGTACCCAGGATCATTATTGACAAAGTATTGGAAGACGCGGTGATCAGCATCCCTCCTGCGGCCAGCAGCGTCATAAAAACGATCAGCCCGCGACGTTCAAACATATCCCCTAGTGGCACCAGGAACAGTAGGCCCACCGCATAGCCTAATTGTGCAGCGGTAACGATAAAGCCTGCCTGATTGACCGACAGATTAAAGTTTTGTGCGATGGTTTCCAGCAACGGCTGGGCATAATAGTTACTGGCTACAGCCAGGCCGGTGGCCATGGCGATAATCAGCGTCAGTGCAGGGCTCAAGCCTGGGTGTTCGGTTTGTGGATTCATTGGTATTCAATTATGGAAAACAGTGGGCAAAGTATCGGGCAGGACACATGGTTAAACCAATGTATAATTTTCATCTGATTTATCTCATTTCGAGATTGATAGTATGAACCTGAAACAGATCCGCTATGCCCTGGCGGTTGCCGAAGAGCAGAGCTTTACCCGTGCTGCGCAGCGTTGTCATACGGTACAGTCTGCCCTGAGCCATCAGATTGCCAAACTGGAGGATGAGCTTGGTTGTGCGTTGTTTGAGCGTACCTCGCGCCGCGTGGAGCTGACCGCCGCGGGCCTGGCTTTTATTCAACCAGCCCAGCGGTTGCTGGCGGCGAAACAAGCGTTGGTTGAAGAGGTGGTTGCTGCCGCCGGTACGGTATCCGGTACATTGACCATTGGTACTATTTCAACCATAAACGCGATAGATCTCACCGAAAAATTGGGGGAATTCCATCGCCATCATCCGGCAGTGAATATTCGGTTGTATGTCGGTATGAGTGAGGTACTGCTGGAGGACGTACGCCAGCAGAAAACCGATGTGGCGTTTGTTGGGATTTGGCCCGGCGATAAGGATATGCTGCCGGTGTCACACCGTCAGTTGACCGATGAACCCCTGGTAGCGCTGGTGGCCACCGAACATGCCCTGGCCGGGCGTCTGAAAGTAAACCTGCAAACGCTATCGGAGGTACCGCTAGTGGATTTTTACAGCGGAACAGGTGCACGACGTCAAACCGATCGCGCTTTTCAGGCTGTGGGGATCAAGCGGCATGTCAGCTTTGAGATTGACCATATCGAATGGCTGGAGAATTTGGTGCGACGTGGACTGGCGGCGGGCATTGTGCCCATCTCAACGGCACAGCGTCTGAGCTCACTGGTCTCGATTCCGATTGAAGATGGCCCACGGCGTCAGGTGTATTGCGTATGGAACAAGCCATTATCAAAAACGGCTGAGCGCTTTTTGCAGTTCACTGAGATTTTCCTGTCAGAGTGAGGGCGCAGCAGGTTGCGCCCGTCTGAGTGTTATGGCTTGGCTGCCGCCGCGGCGGTTTTCACCCAGCCATCGAACGTGGCCTGATGCGCCTTGATCCAGCCATTGACATGGTTTTGGATGTCGGCTTCGGAGGACTGGCCTGAATGCATCCGCAGGTTTTGCGCGTTGACGTCGGCAAGTGGCAGTTTCATGATGGCGAACAGCTTGGCGGCCGCGGGATTGGCTTCAGCCCATTGCTTATTGGCGGCAATACGCATGGTACTGACTGGGAAGCCATAGTTGGCTCCGTTTGGCAGTTTGGTATCCACGTTTTTCTGCCCGAACGGCAGGGAAGAGAACGGGACTTGTAGCCAGACAACGTCACGCCCAGGCACCAACACATCGCTGACCCAGTAAGGCGTCCAGGTGTAATACAGCACCGGTTTACCTTCTTTGAAACGGGTGATGGTATCGGCGATCATGGCAGCATAGTTGCCCTGATTGTGCTCCACCGTTTTGCTCAAACCGTAGGCGTCGATATGGTGATTGATTGCTGCCTCGCAGCCCCAGCCTGGCGTGCAACCGGTCAAGTCTGCCTTGCCATCACCGTTGGTATCAAACAGCTTGGCAATTTTAGGATCCTTTAGCTGCTCCAGGTTGGTGATGTGATATTGGTCGGCGGTCTTTTTGTCGATCAGATAGCCCTGAGCTGCACCGTTGACGTAAATCCCTTCGCGGTAGAATTTGTTATCACCCCCGGCGGCCTGATACTGATCGGCATGCAGCGGATTCCAGTTTACCGCCAGGAAGGTGGCATCGCCGGAAGCGATGGACGTGTAGGCCACGTTGTAGTCCACCTCACGCGGTTCTTTCACGTCATAACCAAGCTTTTCAAGTGCCCTGCTGACCAGCAGTGTCTGGAAAGTCTCCTCGGAGATGGTGCTCTGTATCGGTTGTACCGAAATACCTTTTCCTGGCAAATCAGCAGCGATCGCGCCCTGTGAACCAAGCAGTGTGGTAAGGACAATCGCCCAGATCCCTGTAGTGCGCATAGTTTTTCCTCTGTTATTGATGTTGTTTGGAGATAGCCCGCCAGGGCAGAAAGCCGCCGGCGGGAAGTACAATCAGGCTTTTTTGATAAACGGGCGGGCGAGCAACCCGATTGGGCCGTGGGTATACCAGCGGCCTAACCCTTTACTGCGGCGATCGCGCCCCAGCGACTGGGTAAGGCGATCGAGAATAATCGCCAGAATCACGATACCAACGCCACCCACGGCGGCCAGCCCCATATCCAGGCGGCCGATGCCACGCAGCACCATCTGACCCAGACCGCCCACGGCGATCATCGAGGCGATAACCACCATCGATAACGCCAGCATCAGCGTCTGGTTAACCCCGGCCATGATGGTTGGCATGGCCAGCGGCAACTGCACCTTAAACAGCAACTGACGCGGACTGGAACCGAAGGACTCGGCGGCTTCGATCAGATCTTCCGGTACCTGTTTGATGCCCAGAATGGTCAGGCGCACGATGGGCGGCAGGGCAAAGATGATGGTGACCACCACCCCCGGTACGTTACCGATACCGAACAGCATGACGATCGGCACCAGATAGACGAAGGCTGGTGTAGTCTGCATGGCATCAAGCAGTGGCCGGATCACCTTGGCGGCATGTTTGCTGCGTGCCAGCCATATGCCCAATGGCAGACCGATCAGGATGCAGAAGAACAGGGCGGTGAGCACCAGCGCCAGCGTGACCATCGCCTGTGACCAGGCCCCGATAGCGCCGATGGCGATCAGGGAAACCAACGTGGCGGCCCCCATGCCGAGGCTGGATATCTGCCAGGCGATCAGCGAGAACAACAAAATGGCGACGGGAGCAGGCATGCCCAGCAAAAACTGCTGGAAACCGCTGAGGATGAAATCCACCGGCACGCGAATGCCCTGGAACAGTGGCCGAAAGTGCAACACCAGCCAATCAATGGCGTGAGTGACCCAGCTGTCAAACGGCACCCAAGCCTTGTGGAACGGATCCAGCAGGCTAAAGTGCTCAGGTTCCACTGGTGTGCTGTTAAGCCAGTCAGCGCTCTGTGCGGCCTGATTTGCGGCATCATGGGGCACGCTGTCTGCCGGTGCGCCGGTTGCCCAGGGATCGCTGCTGGTGGCAGCCTGGGTTGCCGGGGCTTCGTTAGGGGATGTGGCAGCTGTTGCCCATGGATCCTGATTATCACTCATTCGTAGGGCCCTCTTTATCTAAAGCCTGCAGCAGCATGCCTTTGGAAATAATACCGATATAGTTGTTCTCCTCACCGACCACCGGCACGGCGCAAGGCGCCTGTGCTACCAGTGAAATCAGCTCGCTCAGCGGCATATCCGCCGGAACGGGCAGCGGAGCGTCCAGCAAGGCGTCATCCAGCGTTTGATTGGCTGCCAGCGCCTGCTTGAGAGAGTCTATCGAGACCACACCGATAAATTTCTGGCCGCGTTCAAGTACGTAGCCATAGTCACGGTCTTCATCACGCAGGATCTGCAATGCAGAGCGCGGACCAAAACCGGGGGTTTTACGAATCAGGGTTACCGGACGGCGTTTGGCGATATCTTTAGCACTGAACACATGGCTGATATCGACGCCGCGGAAGAAGGTACGCACATAGTCGTTGGCCGGATTATTTAATATTTCATCCGGTGTACCGACTTGAATGACTTCACCGTTCTGCATAATGGCGATACGATCGCCAATTCGCATGGCCTCATCCAGATCGTGGGAAATAAACACGATGGTGCGCTGATGTTTAGCCTGTAATTTGACTAATTCATCCTGCATTTCGGCACGAATTAATGGGTCGAGGGCCGAGAAGGCTTCATCCATTAGCAATATATCAGGATCGTTAGCCATAGCGCGGGCTAATCCCACACGTTGACGCATTCCGCCAGAGAGTTCGTCGGGATAAGAATGGGCATAATTTTCCAGCCCAACCTGACGTAAAGCATCCAGCGCTTTTTCCTGCCGTTCTTGTAACGGAATGCCGGCTAATTCCATGCCGAAAGCGGTATTATTTAATACGTTCATATGCGGCATGAGTGCAAATGACTGGAACACCATGCTGATCTTATTTCGCCGTACGGTACGTAGCGCAGCATCGGATATTTTTGAGATATCCTCGCCGTCAATCAGTACCTCACCGCGAGTGGGTTCTATCAGACGATTGAGAAGGCGTACCAA
Coding sequences within it:
- a CDS encoding LysR family transcriptional regulator, producing MNLKQIRYALAVAEEQSFTRAAQRCHTVQSALSHQIAKLEDELGCALFERTSRRVELTAAGLAFIQPAQRLLAAKQALVEEVVAAAGTVSGTLTIGTISTINAIDLTEKLGEFHRHHPAVNIRLYVGMSEVLLEDVRQQKTDVAFVGIWPGDKDMLPVSHRQLTDEPLVALVATEHALAGRLKVNLQTLSEVPLVDFYSGTGARRQTDRAFQAVGIKRHVSFEIDHIEWLENLVRRGLAAGIVPISTAQRLSSLVSIPIEDGPRRQVYCVWNKPLSKTAERFLQFTEIFLSE
- the proX gene encoding glycine betaine/L-proline ABC transporter substrate-binding protein ProX, giving the protein MRTTGIWAIVLTTLLGSQGAIAADLPGKGISVQPIQSTISEETFQTLLVSRALEKLGYDVKEPREVDYNVAYTSIASGDATFLAVNWNPLHADQYQAAGGDNKFYREGIYVNGAAQGYLIDKKTADQYHITNLEQLKDPKIAKLFDTNGDGKADLTGCTPGWGCEAAINHHIDAYGLSKTVEHNQGNYAAMIADTITRFKEGKPVLYYTWTPYWVSDVLVPGRDVVWLQVPFSSLPFGQKNVDTKLPNGANYGFPVSTMRIAANKQWAEANPAAAKLFAIMKLPLADVNAQNLRMHSGQSSEADIQNHVNGWIKAHQATFDGWVKTAAAAAKP
- the proW gene encoding glycine betaine/L-proline ABC transporter permease ProW, whose translation is MSDNQDPWATAATSPNEAPATQAATSSDPWATGAPADSVPHDAANQAAQSADWLNSTPVEPEHFSLLDPFHKAWVPFDSWVTHAIDWLVLHFRPLFQGIRVPVDFILSGFQQFLLGMPAPVAILLFSLIAWQISSLGMGAATLVSLIAIGAIGAWSQAMVTLALVLTALFFCILIGLPLGIWLARSKHAAKVIRPLLDAMQTTPAFVYLVPIVMLFGIGNVPGVVVTIIFALPPIVRLTILGIKQVPEDLIEAAESFGSSPRQLLFKVQLPLAMPTIMAGVNQTLMLALSMVVIASMIAVGGLGQMVLRGIGRLDMGLAAVGGVGIVILAIILDRLTQSLGRDRRSKGLGRWYTHGPIGLLARPFIKKA
- the proV gene encoding glycine betaine/L-proline ABC transporter ATP-binding protein ProV, which encodes MAIKLEVKNLYKIFGEHPERAFKLIDKGLTKDQILEKTGLSLGVKNATLAIEEGEIFVIMGLSGSGKSTLVRLLNRLIEPTRGEVLIDGEDISKISDAALRTVRRNKISMVFQSFALMPHMNVLNNTAFGMELAGIPLQERQEKALDALRQVGLENYAHSYPDELSGGMRQRVGLARAMANDPDILLMDEAFSALDPLIRAEMQDELVKLQAKHQRTIVFISHDLDEAMRIGDRIAIMQNGEVIQVGTPDEILNNPANDYVRTFFRGVDISHVFSAKDIAKRRPVTLIRKTPGFGPRSALQILRDEDRDYGYVLERGQKFIGVVSIDSLKQALAANQTLDDALLDAPLPVPADMPLSELISLVAQAPCAVPVVGEENNYIGIISKGMLLQALDKEGPTNE